In the Trichoderma atroviride chromosome 4, complete sequence genome, ACAGAGAGCACAATGTGCAGCGGCCAACCAAACGTACTGCTAGAATGTGTAAATAAGGAGGTCAATTACATGTCATCAAATGCACAAAAGCAATGAGCGTTGGCAGTcgatttccatcttccaggTTACCCTAGGTTAGGCATCAGCATAACAAGATCCCCCTGATGTAAAACGAGATCCCCCGCTATTTACAGGGCCTCGTGGCAGCGTCTAGTTGCATGCGGCTGCCGCTTATTAGGCGTTTCCCTAGCTCTCAGTGGCTGGGGCTGTGTCTCCCAAGGCATCTTTGCAGGCAGACCTGCGATCTTGCTGCCGACGTCTTACCTGGGCATCCAATCTTTGTCCATCTGCTGTTCAGCCAGCACATGTAGTCGGCTGAATGGCATTTGTATAAGAAGGAATTGTCATTCATAGCCGCCTGAACTATGCCTCGTTCAGCATCCGACGATATAGCTAGCGGATGCTACAAGGCGAGACTCGCCTCAAAGCACATTCAAGCCAACACTCGGACAAAACAGCGCCACTCTTAGGCTGCCCCGATCAGCCGCTGACTGGAGATCAACCCGATGGCCTCTTTCCTAAAAAGCTACCCCTACCttctattcttcttcttcctctcttggCACACGGCTCCCTCCTGGTTCTTACACGATAAACCCCCGTCGGCAATGCCTTGAAACAGGGGCAGTATCTCTGGTGCCTGTATCCATCGTGAGCGAGTTCAATAGTTTGGCCGCCACCATTCAATGCCGCTGACACTTTCTTGTCCGGCTGCTGGCAGACCTGATCAATGAAACTTTACCAGGCCGGGACAGGTGACTGAGGTGAGTAGACCGTATTCTAGCGCAGGTAGCCGCCAATGCCTCCACTCTGTGCCCTCCGCCTTCTGGAGAACATCCACTTCGGGGGGAGAGCTGGCTTATGGCTTCAAGCGGGCGTTTTCTCTCTGCATAAGTACGGCAGCTGGGGACCTCAGTTAACACGATGTATCAAGAAATAATCAAAAAATCTCTCCCATGCCATTTTCACTAGCATCAATATTCAGGGGCATCAGGACTTCACTCAGAGCAATGACCAATCTCAACAAGCAGACTCGGGCGCCTATGCCCATTGTCCgcgcccagcagcaacaactgCCCATCCGTGGACACCCCAGTCCAGATACAGACGCCTCGATAGATCCTCCCCCCTATGATGCTCAGCCCGGCCCAATTGATCTACAACTTCATCACATTGTCTCCAGAGACGCTCTTGTTGTCAAGATTCAACCTCCCAAGGTaccgccaaagccaatcAGCCATGTAGCTTGTGATGTGGTGCTCGTCATCGACATTTCCGGCAGCATGTGCTCGTCTGCTCCGGTGCCCGGCGAAGGCGAGGACACGGGGCTTTCAGTCTTGGATCTGACCAAACACGCGGCCTTTACAATCATCGAAAGCATGGATGAGAGAGACCGCCTTGGCATAGTGACATTCGAGTCCGAGTCCAGAATCATTCAAGCCCTGGAGCCCATGACGGATGGCAACAAGGAACAGGCACGCAAAAGAATCAGAGCCTTGAAGCCAATGGGATCAACCAATCTATGGCATGGCATGCTCGATGGAATAAAACTGTTCAAGAACGAGGAGGACAGCGCTCGGGTGCCGGCCATCATGGTCCTGACAGACGGCGAGCCGAACCACATGTGCCCTGCCCAGGGCTACATCCCAAAGATGCGATCCATGGATCCGCTGCCCGCTACGATTCACACATTTGGATTCGGATACAGCCTTAAATCTGGACTGCTCAAGTCCATTGCCGAGTTCAGCGGTGGCAACTATGCTTTCATTCCAGACGCAGGCATGATTGGAACCGTCTTTGTCCACGCCGTGGCCAACTTGCAGGCGACTTTTGCAACCAAGGCTTCGCTGGAACTAAGATATCCATCCAACTTGGAGATTGAGCAGATGCTGGGTGATTCTGTTGACAAGCAAGCAGCTGTCAGTGCCGGCAATGGACAGATGCAACTGACCATTCCCCTGGGAAATATCCAGTATGGACAGTCACGCGACCTCTGGCTTCGTCTCGAGGGCATTGCACATGAGAAGCAGATTTCAGACTATGCCATTGAAGCCACTCTTacttttgaagaagctgacaaGTCCATCACCACCTTGAGCTCAGCCCGCCTCGGTGACAGTACAACTGGCACGGCGGCAGCTCTCTCCGCCGATGAAGCAGTCTATCACGAATCCCGAGCCCTCGTCTGCAACTTCATCTCTTCGCTATTCCTCCTTGGATCGGATGGAGAATACCGGGCATTCACTGAATCGGCCAAAATAGCAGCGAAGCGACTAGAGCTGGCACAACTTATCGCGACTCTACCCAGCCGACATCTCGCCGACGGACTGAATAAGTCGCTCATGGAGGATCTCAGCGGCGACCTGCCCAGAGGGCAAatcagcctcgccatctccacgCCAGAGTTCTTCGTCAAATGGGGCCGCCATTTCCTCCCATCCTACGTCAACGCTCTAACTCGACAAATCTGCAACTCTTTCAAGGACTCGGCGCCCCTTCAATTCGGCTCTCAGAGCCCCCTATTCACAGCCTGCCGCGATCGTCTAGACAATGCCTTTGACAGCATCCCCGCGCCACCGCCGTCCAGAGTCGTTCTACGCCACAACGGAGGTCGCCAAGCTCGATCCTTGACCGCCGCGCCCTCGTCCATGGCTCGATACCGCAACGCCTCTGGAGTGTGCTTCGCTGGCTCGACCCTAGTGGAACTCGCATCCGGCCGAATCACAGAGATGCGGAAGCTGAAACGCGGCTCTCGAGTCCGCACGCCTCTTGGTCCTCGAAAGGTGCACCTGGTTCTCAAGACGAAAGTATCAAGCGAGACGCTCTACCGGATTGGCTCGCTGCTCGTCACGCCCTGGCATCCCCTTTCCATGGACGGCAAGAGCTGGGATTTCCCGGCCAACATGTTTGATGCGCCGGTGCTGTATACGGGCTTCATCTACTCGATTCTGTTACAACCTGACGGGAGACCGGATGCGCACGCGATTCgcgttggtggtgttgccTGGGGCGTTACGCTGGGTCATGGCATCACCCGAGGAATGGACACTCGGGCTCATGAGTTCTTTGGCGATTACATGAGAGTGAGGGTtgggctgctgaagctcGCAGATGCGGGCAGAAAGGGCGTGGTCAAGGGGCAAGGCATAGAGCGAGATCCGACGACGGGACTTGTCTGTGGATTTCGGCGTATGGCTGCAAGTGCAATGGCACCAACCGAGAAGGATATATCCGAAATATGAGGGTTCAGGGGAGCTGGTACTTATGAGTCAACGAGACAGAAAAGGAGTCAAGTGAGAAGAAAGTCTACAGCAACAGATGCTATCAACATAGTTTACGAAATAGTAACAAATACATTCTATAATGCCATCTATAACTCATCAAACAAATCATTTCatcccccccctttctctTACATCAAGTTCAACACCCCTCACTCGCGCACAAACAACCCagccatgcccatgcccgtCCCAATACACATGCTCACAACCCCAACCTCGCCCCCATCCCTCCGCAGCCCATGCATCAGCGTgctcgtcatcctcgcccCCCGTCGCCCCCAGCGGATGGCCCAGCGCAATCGCCCCGCCGTCCGGATTCACCCGCCCTCGTTCCCACGCCTCCATCAGCCCCAGCTTGCGCAGGCAGTAGACAAACTGGCTCGCAAACGCCTCGTTGAGCTCCCACCGGTCCACGTCCTCCGTCTTCAGGCCCAGGCCGTTGAGCAGCTTCGGGACGGCAATCGCGGGGCCCACGCCCATCTCGTCCGGGTCGCAGCCAACGGTCGTCGCCCCGACAAACTTGCCCATGATGTGCGCCCCGAGGCCCAGCTCCGTGGCGGTGCTGCGCTTCATCAGCAGCGTGGCCGCCGCGCCGTCCGAGATCTGGCTCGAGTTGCCCGCCGTCGACTTCCCATCCGGCGTGAACGCGGGTTTCAGCCGGGCCAACGACTCGGCCGTCACGCCGTCGCGGATGCCGTCGTCGCGCGTCACCGTAATCGTCTTCTGCTCGCCCACCGGCCGGCCCTGCTTGTTTACCTCCTGGAAGCGCGTCGTCACCGGCACAATCTGCGAATCAAACCGGCCGCCATCTCTCGCGCGCGCCGCCCGCTCGTgcgacgccgccgccacctgGTCCTGAATCTCGCGCCCCACGCCGTACCGCCCGGCCACGTTCTCCGACGTGAGGCCCATCGGCATGACGCAGTCCCGGACGTGCCTCTCCGGCGACTCCCGCAGCTCGGGCCACACGTCGACCGGCACGGCGCGGCTGCCGTAGTTCCTCGTCATGCTCTCCATGCCGGCGCCGATGCCCgcggccatgatgcccgTGCGGATCTGCGCCGCCACCAGCGAGATGCTCTGCAGCGACGACGCGCAGGCGCGGTTCGCCGTGAAGAGGCTCGTCGAGTTTGGGTATCCTGCGTGGTTGAGCGCCATGCGCGCCGCCTTGGAGCCGCCCAGCTCGGACAGCACGACGCCCACGCCCACGTCCTCGACTACGGCCGGGTCCATCTCGGGGATGGCCTCGCGCGTGGCCTTGAGCACAACGGAGAGCAGCTCCTCGGGGTAGGCATCCTTGAGGCCGCCCTTGTAGGAGCGAGTTACCGGCGTGCGGAGCGAGGAGAGGATGACGACGTCGGAGGGCGCCTTTGTGAGGATGGCGGAGAGCCCTttggacatgatgggctgTGTAagtgtgcgtgtgtgtttTATACCAAGTTGAAGTAGATGAATGTGTGTAAATGGCCCTGGTATATAAGAGAATAAGATGTGCCAAGGAAGCACCAGACGCTTATACAATTGGTAGCAATTACTACTGGTATACgtagaataaaaataaataaaaaagaaaagaggtgaactgaaaacaagaaagaaaatcaaaGCAAGAGTCAAAGAACACTGAAGAAATTAAATCACGGCGACAATGAACCAAGTCATCTCTCACTAACATCTTACCAATTCACCATCGATGCCCTTTTTCCTCCCCGCAGCGCCACCCTGGGTCCCCCGCCCGTATCCGCCGCTGGCAGTTGCTGTCGGCAATGGACCCGGAGTATCCCGGACGGGCACATACAAGTTCATTCATGCCAAAAGAACTTCCAAGGTCCAACTACACATTCACTGTATAAATACCCTTAATTCAATTGAGTCTTTTTCCTCTGCACCTACATGCCGATAGTAATAGGCACCTCAAACTGCTCGCTCTACTCTGAAATTATCATGTTAACCGGGGTTTTCGGTCGGGTCTCAAGTCT is a window encoding:
- a CDS encoding uncharacterized protein (EggNog:ENOG41), which gives rise to MPFSLASIFRGIRTSLRAMTNLNKQTRAPMPIVRAQQQQLPIRGHPSPDTDASIDPPPYDAQPGPIDLQLHHIVSRDALVVKIQPPKVPPKPISHVACDVVLVIDISGSMCSSAPVPGEGEDTGLSVLDLTKHAAFTIIESMDERDRLGIVTFESESRIIQALEPMTDGNKEQARKRIRALKPMGSTNLWHGMLDGIKLFKNEEDSARVPAIMVLTDGEPNHMCPAQGYIPKMRSMDPLPATIHTFGFGYSLKSGLLKSIAEFSGGNYAFIPDAGMIGTVFVHAVANLQATFATKASLELRYPSNLEIEQMLGDSVDKQAAVSAGNGQMQLTIPLGNIQYGQSRDLWLRLEGIAHEKQISDYAIEATLTFEEADKSITTLSSARLGDSTTGTAAALSADEAVYHESRALVCNFISSLFLLGSDGEYRAFTESAKIAAKRLELAQLIATLPSRHLADGLNKSLMEDLSGDLPRGQISLAISTPEFFVKWGRHFLPSYVNALTRQICNSFKDSAPLQFGSQSPLFTACRDRLDNAFDSIPAPPPSRVVLRHNGGRQARSLTAAPSSMARYRNASGVCFAGSTLVELASGRITEMRKLKRGSRVRTPLGPRKVHLVLKTKVSSETLYRIGSLLVTPWHPLSMDGKSWDFPANMFDAPVLYTGFIYSILLQPDGRPDAHAIRVGGVAWGVTLGHGITRGMDTRAHEFFGDYMRVRVGLLKLADAGRKGVVKGQGIERDPTTGLVCGFRRMAASAMAPTEKDISEI